One segment of Acropora muricata isolate sample 2 chromosome 8, ASM3666990v1, whole genome shotgun sequence DNA contains the following:
- the LOC136926132 gene encoding beta-1,3-galactosyltransferase 5-like, producing the protein MSCVRRIVRIKRARYCFAFFILLTVLGCFSTYISLLDSSTCQCSSSTSPSLRETQQQLQETTTRQSQNDASNDVNTDASPSRSKTNQSYKLRSLITTTSCIHHYPLLILVASAPTNVDRRSNIRLTWGVDSSIKPRWKTAFVMAQPRSQDESDVLLKESDTYGDILRIDYCDSYFSQTLTWQIGFEWATRYCKFSFLLRMYDDAAVNTMQMLTVLKDPDTPQARLYMGRVASHARPLRSGTYGVSKAEYSDQLYPPFCTGFAIVFSADVVALFVDLFDVVPPFKLDDVYMGILAKKTGIDALHSDGFEARPRPEEKCTGMTERTLVRLGIVGECLFHLHKDTILNYA; encoded by the coding sequence ATGTCTTGCGTTAGGCGGATTGTAAGAATCAAGAGGGCCCGGTATTGTTTCGCGTTTTTCATTCTACTCACTGTGTTGGGATGTTTCTCAACTTACATTTCATTGTTAGATTCTAGTACATGTCAGTGTTCTTCTTCGACTTCGCCTTCTTTGagagaaacacaacaacaattGCAAGAGACAACCACGAGGCAATCACAAAACGACGCATCGAACGATGTGAATACAGATGCAAGCCCATCGCGGTCAAAAACTAATCAATCATACAAATTGAGAAGCCTCATAACCACGACAAGTTGTATACATCACTATCCTCTTCTTATCCTTGTAGCATCAGCGCCTACTAACGTAGATAGAAGATCAAACATTCGGCTGACTTGGGGCGTTGATTCCTCCATAAAACCTCGGTGGAAGACTGCGTTTGTCATGGCTCAACCGCGAAGCCAAGACGAGTCAGATGTGCTGTTAAAGGAGTCTGACACGTACGGAGATATTTTGCGTATCGATTATTGTGATAGTTACTTTAGCCAAACGCTGACGtggcaaattggttttgaatgGGCCACTAGATATTGCAAATTCTCTTTTCTGCTGAGAATGTACGACGACGCTGCCGTCAACACGATGCAAATGCTTACCGTGTTAAAGGATCCGGATACTCCTCAAGCAAGACTTTACATGGGACGTGTAGCATCACATGCAAGACCACTCCGGTCTGGCACTTATGGAGTGTCCAAAGCTGAATATAGTGATCAACTATATCCACCCTTCTGTACAGGCTTTGCAATTGTGTTCTCCGCAGACGTTGTAGCATTATTTGTGGATTTATTTGATGTTGTACCGCCGTTCAAACTTGACGATGTTTATATGGGTATACTTGCGAAGAAAACTGGAATCGATGCACTTCATAGCGATGGCTTTGAAGCGCGTCCGCGACCTGAAGAAAAATGTACGGGAATGACAGAGAGGACACTGGTGCGATTAGGTATTGTCGGAGAATGTCTTTTTCATCTTCACAAAGATACAATCCTCAATTATGcatag
- the LOC136926131 gene encoding beta-1,3-galactosyltransferase 5-like: protein MNGIHDVIRMRHWKFSRTRNSACARYCMLFFALFGLFSYFSCHFMVIQAIISTKPRNRDLMKTQPYQFTPDLQGSNARETLMQNTLPATNSSKHKTTLITTITCKQGYFLLILVSSATSNAKRRRDIRESWGVDTSVNPRWRTVFLVAQTSNPRELNSLSRESEIYGDLVRAKYHDNFFNQTLKIQMGFEWAVRYCKFSFLLKINDDTFVNTRALLALLKDPNTPQKKLYMGRVSPRAVPQRSGIFGVSKEEYSEKFYPPFCSGFGILFSVDVVALFVDLFDTIPGFKLDDVYLGFLAAKAGVKATHQSGFDVHPKPAVKCATMKDTLVRRGVEGDCLFQIYRKIINT, encoded by the coding sequence ATGAATGGGATCCATGACGTCATCAGGATGCGTCACTGGAAGTTTTCAAGAACCAGAAATAGCGCATGCGCTCGATATTGTATGCTATTCTTTGCACTATTTGGACTTTTCAGTtacttttcttgtcattttatGGTGATCCAAGCTATTATATCAACAAAACCGAGAAATCGGGATTTGATGAAGACACAGCCATATCAGTTTACACCTGACCTGCAAGGAAGCAATGCTCGAGAGACACTGATGCAAAATACCCTACCAGCCACCAATTCTTCAAAACACAAGACAACTCTTATCACGACCATAACTTGTAAGCAAGGCTATTTTCTCCTTATTCTGGTGTCATCAGCAACCTCGAATGCAAAAAGAAGAAGGGACATCCGAGAAAGTTGGGGTGTGGATACCTCTGTGAATCCACGATGGAGGACCGTTTTCCTCGTTGCTCAAACAAGTAACCCAAGAGAATTAAATTCGTTATCAAGAGAATCGGAGATCTACGGAGACCTCGTGCGCGCCAAATACCATGACAATTTCTTCAACCAAACACTCAAGATACAAATGGGTTTTGAGTGGGCCGTCAGATATtgcaaattttcatttcttttaaagATAAACGATGATACTTTCGTAAATACGAGAGCTTTGCTTGCTCTTTTGAAAGATCCCAATACCCCTCAAAAGAAGCTTTACATGGGGCGTGTTTCTCCACGCGCAGTGCCACAAAGATCCGGTATATTTGGTGTTTCCAAAGAAGAATACAGCGAAAAGTTTTACCCACCATTCTGTTCAGgatttggaattttattttcgGTAGATGTTGTTGCCTTGTTTGTAGATTTATTTGACACTATTCCAGGTTTCAAACTTGACGATGTTTATTTAGGTTTTCTGGCAGCTAAAGCAGGTGTTAAAGCGACACATCAAAGTGGATTCGATGTACATCCTAAGCCTGCAGTAAAGTGCGCCACAATGAAAGATACACTAGTGCGGCGTGGCGTGGAGGGCGATtgtctttttcaaatttatagGAAAATAATCAATACTTAA